One stretch of Burkholderia pyrrocinia DNA includes these proteins:
- a CDS encoding MurR/RpiR family transcriptional regulator, with amino-acid sequence MTPLVSHDASHDEPAIAERIASAMPLMTPIHRRMGEFVLANPFRAATMRIDELAQAVNASIATANRFAKALGFDGYPAMRAALVRGFEATLGPVERLRSAQEQESGVRGAAWIDAVFDQAVANIENTRAQLDAADVEAAVEAIVGARRVLILGAGSSAFLAGLMEHGLSVCHDSVQSLALLGGPSHAARRLYTADSRDLVIALAFPRYVKDTIELARRAAARGARVLGISDGPQSPLAPIASLNLYVKAERRFAATSEAAVLTMIEALIDAVALRTHRSAKSAAEMTEFLLPWLVQPQAALSAANPSSPRPKKS; translated from the coding sequence ATGACGCCTCTCGTTTCGCACGACGCCAGTCACGACGAACCCGCGATCGCCGAGCGGATCGCGTCGGCGATGCCGTTGATGACGCCGATCCACCGGCGCATGGGCGAATTCGTGCTCGCGAATCCGTTTCGCGCGGCGACGATGCGGATCGACGAACTCGCACAGGCCGTGAATGCGTCGATCGCGACCGCGAACCGCTTCGCGAAGGCGCTCGGCTTCGACGGCTATCCGGCGATGCGCGCGGCACTCGTGCGCGGCTTCGAAGCGACGCTCGGGCCGGTCGAGCGGTTGCGCTCGGCGCAGGAGCAGGAGTCCGGCGTGCGCGGCGCGGCATGGATCGACGCGGTGTTCGACCAGGCCGTCGCGAACATCGAGAACACGCGCGCGCAACTGGACGCGGCCGATGTCGAGGCTGCGGTCGAGGCGATCGTCGGCGCGCGGCGCGTGCTGATCCTCGGCGCGGGGTCGAGCGCGTTTCTCGCCGGGCTGATGGAGCACGGGCTGTCCGTGTGTCACGACAGCGTGCAGTCGCTCGCGCTGCTCGGCGGCCCGTCGCACGCGGCGCGGCGCCTGTATACGGCCGACTCGCGCGATCTCGTGATCGCGCTCGCGTTTCCGCGCTACGTGAAGGACACGATCGAGCTGGCCCGCCGCGCGGCGGCGCGCGGCGCGCGCGTGCTCGGCATCTCCGACGGCCCGCAATCGCCGCTTGCGCCGATCGCGTCGCTGAACCTGTACGTCAAGGCCGAACGGCGCTTCGCGGCCACGTCGGAAGCGGCGGTGCTCACGATGATCGAGGCGCTGATCGACGCGGTCGCGCTGCGCACGCACCGGTCCGCGAAGTCCGCCGCCGAGATGACCGAATTCCTGCTGCCGTGGCTCGTGCAGCCGCAAGCGGCGCTGTCGGCCGCCAACCCTTCTTCCCCCCGTCCGAAAAAATCATGA
- a CDS encoding isoaspartyl peptidase/L-asparaginase family protein — translation MTSPAIVAIHGGAGTILRDAMDTETERRYRAELTAILQAAQQVLADGGSALDAVTVAVRMLEDCPLFNAGRGAVYTAEGKHELDAAVMDGATLGAGAICCATRVRNPVLAARRVMEASEHVLFAGAGADAFAAAQGLELAEPGYFDTEARHAQWLKARAAAGMMLDHDAATFAFGKSQSQPQPAEPLDPDRKHGTVGAVACDLHGHIAAATSTGGITNKQPGRVGDSPIIGAGCYADDATCAVSSTGTGETFIRLATAHDVAAQIAYRGASLADAAHDVVMNKLPRLAGRGGIIAVDAHGNVAMPFNTEGMYRGYARVGEAPVVGIYRDDAA, via the coding sequence ATGACTTCTCCCGCGATCGTCGCGATTCACGGTGGCGCAGGCACGATCCTGCGCGATGCGATGGATACCGAAACCGAACGCCGGTACCGCGCCGAACTGACCGCGATCCTGCAGGCCGCGCAGCAGGTGCTGGCCGACGGCGGCAGCGCGCTCGACGCCGTCACCGTCGCGGTGCGGATGCTCGAGGACTGCCCGCTGTTCAACGCCGGACGCGGCGCCGTGTATACGGCCGAAGGCAAGCACGAGCTCGACGCGGCGGTCATGGACGGCGCGACGCTCGGCGCCGGCGCGATCTGCTGCGCGACGCGCGTGCGCAATCCCGTGCTGGCCGCGCGGCGCGTGATGGAGGCGAGCGAACACGTGCTGTTCGCCGGCGCGGGCGCCGATGCGTTCGCGGCCGCGCAGGGGCTCGAACTCGCGGAACCCGGCTATTTCGACACCGAAGCGCGTCACGCGCAGTGGCTCAAGGCGCGCGCGGCGGCCGGCATGATGCTCGATCACGACGCGGCGACGTTCGCGTTCGGCAAATCGCAATCGCAGCCGCAGCCGGCCGAACCGCTCGATCCGGACCGCAAGCACGGCACGGTCGGCGCGGTCGCGTGCGACCTGCACGGCCACATCGCGGCGGCGACGTCGACGGGCGGCATCACGAACAAGCAGCCGGGGCGTGTCGGCGATTCGCCGATCATCGGCGCGGGCTGCTATGCGGACGATGCAACCTGCGCAGTGTCGTCGACGGGCACCGGCGAGACGTTCATCCGGCTCGCGACCGCGCACGACGTTGCCGCGCAGATCGCGTATCGCGGCGCGTCGCTGGCCGACGCCGCGCACGACGTCGTGATGAACAAGCTGCCGCGCCTGGCGGGCCGCGGCGGGATCATCGCGGTCGACGCGCACGGCAACGTCGCGATGCCGTTCAACACCGAAGGGATGTACCGCGGCTACGCGCGTGTGGGCGAAGCGCCTGTCGTCGGCATCTATCGCGACGACGCAGCCTGA